From Pseudomonas saponiphila, a single genomic window includes:
- a CDS encoding RAMP superfamily CRISPR-associated protein, whose product MTVTHYVLEGEIKAEQPLATCSKALKDAEGGSDLPIPVPHMMTPEGNRLYFPATGIRGKLRRALRDVLRENEIKRTGNDKPLSLDQHYLLTLGGIMGEDKKDKATVDQEAMWRERNVLLSLFGAGDAGYMGMVHGRLAVGNAICESVSQPHVFSGVRSDDLYRDRSQVAFLSHEDINALIAQSEGNRDASAIKKEIATLDKARKTARAAKDTDRVNELSDKIEQLKASIEAVKVETGAKNSVGMPLAGWQAIPEGAVMRHRFMINNANEVELGALLVSLDRFAAMPTLGAHIAAGCGLISARWELFEVVPGAGKTSLGVLVLEPFVGLNVDAPPTSEIFSAWQAFLDYLAGDQFNLSIPSAAAC is encoded by the coding sequence ATGACCGTGACTCACTATGTACTCGAAGGCGAAATCAAAGCAGAGCAGCCGCTCGCCACTTGCAGCAAAGCACTGAAAGATGCTGAAGGCGGGAGCGATCTGCCAATCCCGGTACCGCACATGATGACTCCGGAGGGCAACCGTCTGTATTTCCCCGCAACCGGCATTCGCGGAAAGCTGCGCCGGGCCCTGCGCGATGTTCTTCGCGAGAACGAAATCAAGCGCACAGGTAATGACAAGCCCCTGTCACTTGATCAGCACTATCTGCTGACCCTCGGCGGGATTATGGGAGAGGACAAGAAAGATAAGGCCACTGTCGATCAGGAGGCCATGTGGCGCGAGCGCAATGTACTGCTGAGCCTGTTCGGCGCGGGTGATGCGGGCTATATGGGCATGGTCCATGGCCGCCTGGCTGTCGGTAACGCTATCTGTGAGTCGGTCAGCCAGCCTCACGTATTCAGCGGTGTTCGCTCGGACGACCTCTACCGTGACCGCAGCCAAGTGGCTTTCCTGTCTCACGAAGACATCAATGCCTTGATTGCTCAATCTGAGGGCAATCGTGATGCCTCAGCGATCAAGAAGGAGATCGCTACGCTCGACAAGGCGCGAAAAACCGCTCGCGCTGCGAAAGACACTGACCGCGTTAATGAGCTGAGCGACAAGATCGAGCAGCTCAAAGCCAGCATTGAAGCCGTCAAGGTTGAAACCGGAGCAAAAAATTCGGTAGGCATGCCACTGGCAGGCTGGCAGGCAATCCCAGAAGGCGCTGTGATGCGTCACCGCTTCATGATCAACAATGCGAATGAAGTCGAACTGGGCGCACTGCTCGTGAGCCTCGACCGTTTTGCTGCGATGCCGACACTGGGCGCTCACATCGCAGCAGGCTGCGGTCTGATCAGCGCACGCTGGGAGCTCTTCGAGGTAGTGCCGGGTGCTGGCAAAACCTCACTGGGGGTGCTGGTGCTGGAGCCTTTCGTCGGACTGAATGTCGACGCGCCTCCTACTAGCGAGATTTTCAGTGCTTGGCAGGCATTCCTAGACTACCTGGCAGGGGATCAGTTCAACCTGTCGATTCCGAGCGCAGCCGCATGCTAA
- a CDS encoding DNA cytosine methyltransferase, with protein MATSIINTKLGENRNVARVWLEGQKLSRGGVNVGARYALHMQEGFQRFELRPVPENYVGETFTVSRREKNGIVFPLFEIRSETFRKLFEVSAKLRVIIRDARIIITRSQIDIKIAERVKRFMEKLKNGQKLATVSLFHGGGVLDKSIHSGLQKAGVGSFIQVGVELEDAYLESSLRNNKELWSEESIAICGDIKEINLQGGNIPQADILVAGLPCTGASVAGRSKNKISCAEEHSAAGSMFVDMLDWVKASNPAMVILENVKQYASTASMMVIRSVLTSLGYRIKEAVLQGTDFGSLESRERLVVLATTPGIADEFEFDNVVPLRKKPETLKAIMEDIPLDSDRWKDLTYLAEKEERDKAAGKGFTRQLLTGDEASCGTIGKSYAKYRSTEPMLIHPLQSALSRLFTPQEHAAAKTIPYGMVEGNSETVMHEILGQSVIFAKFEAFAFAVGMMLQYTLNFGELTSYCGQVCGDLGKNCGLGNICQLGVDAQTEMPDPASWIAAHAEDYLLAA; from the coding sequence ATGGCAACGTCCATCATCAATACGAAACTGGGTGAAAACCGCAACGTGGCTCGTGTCTGGCTGGAAGGTCAGAAATTATCCCGCGGTGGTGTCAATGTTGGTGCTCGCTATGCCCTGCACATGCAGGAAGGCTTCCAGCGTTTTGAGCTTCGCCCCGTTCCGGAAAACTACGTTGGCGAGACCTTCACGGTCAGTCGGCGTGAAAAGAACGGCATCGTTTTCCCGCTGTTCGAGATCCGTTCCGAAACTTTCCGTAAGTTGTTCGAGGTGTCGGCTAAGTTGAGGGTGATTATCCGGGATGCTCGGATCATCATTACTCGTTCGCAAATCGACATTAAGATTGCAGAGCGCGTTAAGCGCTTTATGGAAAAGTTGAAGAATGGCCAGAAGCTCGCAACCGTAAGTTTGTTCCACGGCGGCGGGGTGCTCGACAAGTCCATTCATAGCGGCTTACAAAAAGCCGGTGTGGGTTCTTTTATCCAGGTTGGTGTTGAACTGGAAGATGCTTATCTGGAGTCTTCACTCCGGAATAACAAAGAACTTTGGAGCGAGGAATCGATCGCTATTTGTGGCGACATTAAGGAGATCAATCTGCAAGGTGGAAACATCCCGCAGGCGGATATCCTGGTGGCCGGTTTGCCCTGCACAGGAGCTTCAGTCGCAGGTCGCTCAAAAAATAAGATCAGTTGTGCTGAGGAACACTCTGCTGCTGGTTCTATGTTCGTCGATATGCTGGATTGGGTCAAGGCTAGTAATCCTGCAATGGTTATCTTGGAGAACGTGAAGCAATATGCGTCCACGGCATCCATGATGGTTATTCGCAGTGTTCTGACTTCGCTCGGTTATCGAATTAAAGAAGCAGTTCTCCAGGGTACCGATTTCGGTTCTCTTGAAAGTCGCGAGCGGCTAGTTGTGCTTGCCACAACTCCGGGAATTGCTGATGAGTTTGAGTTCGATAATGTGGTGCCTCTTCGCAAGAAGCCGGAAACCCTGAAAGCGATTATGGAGGACATTCCTCTGGATTCTGATCGCTGGAAGGATCTGACTTATCTGGCGGAGAAGGAAGAGCGCGATAAAGCCGCAGGGAAAGGATTTACCCGTCAGCTGCTGACTGGTGATGAAGCTTCTTGCGGAACAATCGGGAAGTCCTATGCCAAGTATCGGTCTACCGAGCCGATGCTGATCCATCCCCTTCAGTCGGCGCTTAGCCGTCTGTTCACGCCGCAGGAGCACGCAGCGGCTAAGACGATCCCGTACGGAATGGTGGAGGGTAATTCCGAAACCGTGATGCACGAGATCCTGGGCCAAAGCGTGATTTTCGCGAAGTTCGAGGCGTTCGCCTTTGCTGTAGGGATGATGCTCCAGTACACCCTGAACTTCGGTGAGCTAACCAGCTACTGTGGTCAGGTGTGCGGTGATCTCGGCAAAAACTGTGGTCTTGGCAATATCTGCCAGCTAGGCGTTGATGCGCAAACCGAAATGCCTGATCCGGCAAGTTGGATTGCTGCTCACGCCGAAGACTATCTGTTGGCGGCGTAA
- a CDS encoding TetR/AcrR family transcriptional regulator: MRPSNRSKILDAAVRVIHRDGLIGVTFDSVAAEASVTRGGMMYHFPSREALVQAIHEHLAAQWEASLESVAGRPKSEATPTERAIAYARTSARSANRAELLSALQSSESTATAAAWDTVLEGWASPAPEHLDDQAVLDRFIARLAADGLWVYESLTGKKLPDQIRDAIAAQIVSVIESASLRVSNK; the protein is encoded by the coding sequence ATGCGCCCCAGCAATCGCAGCAAAATTTTGGATGCCGCCGTACGCGTCATTCATCGTGACGGCTTGATCGGCGTCACCTTTGATTCCGTTGCGGCGGAGGCCAGCGTGACGCGGGGCGGAATGATGTACCACTTCCCTTCGCGGGAAGCGCTTGTTCAGGCAATCCACGAGCACTTGGCCGCGCAATGGGAGGCCAGCCTGGAATCAGTCGCAGGCAGACCGAAGTCAGAGGCAACACCCACAGAGCGGGCCATTGCGTATGCACGTACTAGCGCACGAAGCGCTAATCGCGCGGAATTGCTTTCTGCACTTCAATCGAGTGAAAGCACTGCGACAGCGGCTGCCTGGGACACGGTGCTTGAAGGCTGGGCTTCTCCAGCGCCGGAGCATCTCGACGACCAGGCCGTTCTTGATCGATTCATTGCGCGACTCGCAGCGGATGGACTCTGGGTATATGAGTCATTGACGGGGAAGAAATTGCCAGACCAGATCAGGGATGCTATTGCCGCGCAAATCGTGAGCGTCATTGAATCGGCTTCGCTCAGGGTATCGAACAAGTAA
- a CDS encoding MFS transporter, translating to MTDAITIQNPRNRGGSTGHVLAKRSVTFTEIRTHAPSSWALAGTALAVTVVAGMLFVRRQARLTYPLLDFAIFRNSALMAGVLACASALFGVAGLQLIVTQRFQLVAGFSPLEAGLLVSAVALGALPSVVLGGAFVHRIGLLVLIGGGLALGTVGVFLTSFGLHVSLGWVIAGLVVTGFGLGSVMSVASSAVVGNAPSSRAGMASSVEGVSYEFGALLAVALLGSLLAGLYSSGVVLPAGVSDNARDSMDQALAIAAQNGTDSAALIAAASTAFDRSFEIVIVVIAAVLSISALVTSVLLRNHGPGSSAFSSDSH from the coding sequence GTGACCGATGCGATTACAATCCAGAACCCGCGCAACCGGGGTGGAAGCACCGGTCACGTATTAGCGAAACGCTCGGTCACGTTCACCGAAATCCGCACCCATGCACCTTCTTCCTGGGCACTTGCCGGGACGGCTTTGGCCGTCACCGTTGTTGCGGGCATGCTCTTCGTCCGTCGCCAGGCGCGTCTTACTTACCCTCTGCTGGATTTCGCTATTTTTCGCAATTCAGCGCTTATGGCAGGTGTGTTGGCCTGTGCATCTGCCTTGTTCGGCGTTGCCGGTCTGCAACTGATCGTTACCCAGCGTTTTCAGCTTGTCGCAGGGTTTAGCCCTCTGGAGGCTGGACTGTTGGTGTCAGCCGTTGCACTAGGAGCACTGCCCAGCGTAGTGCTCGGTGGCGCATTTGTGCACCGGATCGGCTTGCTTGTGCTCATCGGTGGTGGTCTTGCGTTGGGTACTGTAGGTGTCTTCTTGACCAGCTTCGGCTTGCATGTCAGCCTGGGATGGGTCATTGCCGGCCTGGTAGTGACCGGGTTTGGACTGGGTTCGGTGATGTCAGTCGCCTCCAGCGCGGTCGTCGGTAATGCACCCTCTTCGAGAGCAGGCATGGCTTCTTCAGTCGAAGGCGTTTCCTATGAATTCGGCGCGTTGTTGGCGGTCGCACTGCTTGGCAGCTTGTTGGCGGGTCTTTATTCTTCTGGCGTGGTTTTGCCCGCAGGCGTCTCCGATAATGCGCGTGACAGCATGGACCAAGCGCTCGCGATAGCGGCCCAAAACGGCACAGATAGTGCCGCCCTCATTGCAGCCGCCTCCACAGCGTTTGATCGCAGTTTTGAGATTGTTATCGTTGTCATTGCCGCCGTACTGAGCATCAGCGCATTGGTGACGTCTGTCTTGCTCCGAAACCACGGACCGGGGTCGTCAGCCTTCAGCAGCGATTCACACTGA